Genomic segment of Desulfocurvibacter africanus subsp. africanus DSM 2603:
TAACTGCGGTATTTGGCAGGTTTTACTCAATTTGTAAAAGTCGTTATTGCTAATCTGCTTTGACTGTTGCCTGTGAAAACGGTTAATATATTTAAGAACATTTTTAACTAGCATTGTCTCCACTCCTTCCGCTTAGATCCGCTCTATAAATATCCTTGGGTTCCCATTTCAAAACAGGTGAGACTGGCCCTGCTCGACGACTAGTCCAAAATGGGGATTGGCTACGATATCGCACCATTGTAAGCGAAACCCTTGGATTGCCATTGCCTTGAGGGGCAAAGAACCATTTTATATTGTGTAAGCCCGACACAAATTCTAGGCAGTACGTTCCCTCGTTGAGTATTGTCGTTGGTATTGGTACAGTTAAAATATTTATTCCGCTCTTCAGCTTGGGCCAGGCGCAGGGATCCATGTCTGTGTGAAATGATATAAACAATGGTTGCATATCTTCAGTATACATTTGGAATCCAAGTTTAAGAGACGGATGTATTTGGTTCACCTGTACTTCAAGCTCAACCTTAAGTGCGCTCCCTATCTGCTGCGCTCCATCAATTACTTTACCTGAAGCATCTATAATAGCGAACCGCCTGGGAATAACAGGAGTTTCATCTGAGACATTGGTTGTATTTGTCCATTCTGAATCTCTTGAGCTGACAAGATTTTTGAAATAGTGAGAAATGCATGAAAGAGGTTCGCCATCTAAATCGATTATGCCCTTGTCTAAAACCAGAGCTCGAGAGCAAAATCTTTCTATAGCAAGCATGTTATGTGAAACGAAGAGCACTGTTGTACCAGATTCTTGGCTGATATGATCCATCTTCCCAAGGCATTTCTTTTGGAACTCGGCATCGCCAACGGCAAGCACTTCGTCAATTATTAGAATTTCTGGACTCAAGTGTGCCGCCACTGCAAAAGCAAGACGCACATACATGCCGGAGGAATATCGCTTGACCGGCGTGTCTAGAAACTTTTCCACCCCGGCGAAGTCGACAATCTCGTCGAATTTTCTCTTGATCTCGGAGCGATGCATTCCAAGAATTGCGCCATTTAGGTAGATATTCTCGCGGCCGGACAGTTCGGGATGGAAGCCCG
This window contains:
- a CDS encoding polysaccharide ABC transporter ATP-binding protein — its product is MTAIISIKGLGKKYRLQNAGDGTRYKTLREELMGIPCRLFGRKVGRHVQEEFWALRDVSFDVKSGERLGIIGRNGAGKSTLLKLLSRITEPSAGRITLRGRVASLLEVGTGFHPELSGRENIYLNGAILGMHRSEIKRKFDEIVDFAGVEKFLDTPVKRYSSGMYVRLAFAVAAHLSPEILIIDEVLAVGDAEFQKKCLGKMDHISQESGTTVLFVSHNMLAIERFCSRALVLDKGIIDLDGEPLSCISHYFKNLVSSRDSEWTNTTNVSDETPVIPRRFAIIDASGKVIDGAQQIGSALKVELEVQVNQIHPSLKLGFQMYTEDMQPLFISFHTDMDPCAWPKLKSGINILTVPIPTTILNEGTYCLEFVSGLHNIKWFFAPQGNGNPRVSLTMVRYRSQSPFWTSRRAGPVSPVLKWEPKDIYRADLSGRSGDNAS